Proteins encoded within one genomic window of Polyodon spathula isolate WHYD16114869_AA chromosome 32, ASM1765450v1, whole genome shotgun sequence:
- the ncdn gene encoding neurochondrin isoform X4 produces the protein MTMSSDALLVSGPAVTMSSSPAPQLLAIEGSVNAVPEPPGVGEARSAALERCLRVLRGAASDSEQFAALLLVTKLAQAGELSPSTRRRIFDAVGFSLPNRLLVTVETPPDCPPHLFRSLAVSLLAGFSTDPGLAAHPELINKIPLLLEMVSAEPEPGQERPRRDQPGPELPEQSAAEPAQDGAKRDEPGHGDPHAPGQTQLCPDLATIQDSYQCLTALALSPRGPRVLLSRGAVPALCRAHTQRYPGHALALPVLTRILSGAGPAAWQRHEEELTRLLVLLSSEFARSGDSSKFTLCEALPHFLPPPAGAARPSLRPSLDALCAGLREVLGARLSVAQRDPALRLAACLLDGFGAEWLAGFGPDSGQFLALLVNLACVEVRMALEEPEPDSGTARRETVTACYRILEFGMEACSLGLTCQDAPPGKPPSGLLTLEQSRQVLGVMEEAVAAVIFYLAQVAPVRYRDPFVFASVRLLCAWLAEETSSLKQEVCDLLPFLIGYSRALFEGEERDHGLTNQMDELSVTDSREGGDWPGDALRFLLPGLCHLSVEEGPRAVLLSQDSPTLLLRYLSHLWDRLVGAGGCQDQASLQTACSVFLNLTITEPEIVRTDPSFSSLQALLMDSLPSLIQKAPLLILAANFCTLGLLMARLLAGTPALQDSAQCRRFARSAVLFLSRAHTLDSGGAGRGVVRSARYSECWEDVGELWFLGMQALGGCVAELPWLADTVLQSGWLGDALEMLRACPALADPDLRGALQAVLTPLAQHSQACRDFIRKQQGEVIAKLHGMTELQRHLAGTG, from the exons ATGACAATGAGTTCCGATGCGCTGTTAG TTTCAGGTCCGGCTGTGACCATGTCTTCCAGCCCAGCCCCCCAGCTGCTGGCGATAGAGGGATCTGTGAATGCTGTGCCAGAGCCCCCCGGCGTCGGGGAGGCCCGGAGCGCCGCGCTGGAGCGCTGCCTGCGGGTCCTGAGAGGCGCTGCGAGTGATAGCGAGCAGTTTGCAGCGCTGCTGCTG GTCACTAAACTGGCTCAGGCTGGTGAACTCTCCCCCTCGACCCGGCGTCGTATTTTTGACGCTGTAGGTTTCTCCCTGCCGAACCGGCTGCTGGTTACCGTGGAGACGCCACCGGACTGTCCCCCCCACCTGTTCCGCTCGCTGGCTGTGTCTCTCCTCGCCGGGTTCAGCACCGACCCGGGCCTGGCAGCACACCCAGAACTCATCAACAAGATCCCCCTGCTGCTGGAAATGGTGTCAGCAGAACCGGAACCGGGCCAGGAGAGACCCAGGAGAGACCAGCCAGGACCAGAGCTGCCTGAGCAGAGTGCAGCAGAACCAGCACAGGACGGGGCCAAGAGAGACGAGCCAGGACATGGAGATCCCCACGCACCTGGACAG ACCCAGCTGTGTCCGGACCTGGCCACTATCCAGGACAGCTACCAGTGTCTGACAGCGCTGGCTCTCTCCCCCCGGGGCCCACGGGTCCTGCTGTCCCGCGGGGCGGTACCAGCCCTCTGCCGGGCCCACACCCAGCGCTACCCCGGCCACGCCCTGGCCCTGCCGGTCCTGACCCGCATCCTGAGCGGCGCCGGGCCCGCGGCCTGGCAGAGACACGAGGAGGAGCTGACCCGGCTGCTGGTGCTGCTCAGCTCGGAATTCGCGAGGTCCGGAGACAGCAGCAAGTTCACGCTGTGTGAGGCTCTGCCGCACTTCCTGCCTCCCCCAGCGGGGGCAGCACGGCCCAGTCTGCGGCCCAGTCTGGACGCCCTGTGTGCCGGGCTGAGGGAGGTTCTGGGGGCCCGGCTCAGTGTGGCCCAGAGAGACCCGGCGCTGAGGCTCGCTGCCTGCCTGTTGGACGGGTTTGGAGCAGAGTGGCTAGCTGGTTTTGGTCCTGATTCTGGTCAGTTCCTGGCCCTGCTGGTGAACCTGGCCTGTGTGGAGGTCCGCATGGCCCTGGAGGAGCCAGAGCCCGATTCTGGTACTGCTCGAAGGGAGACGGTCACTGCCTGCTACCGTATTCTGGAGTTTGGCATGGAGGCCTGCAGCCTGGGGCTCACCTGCCAGGACGCCCCCCCAGGGAAACCCCCATCTGGACTGCTCACACTGGAGCAGAGCCGGCAGGTGCTGGGAGTCATGGAGGAGGCTGTCGCAGCCGTCATCTTCTACCTGGCCCAg GTGGCCCCGGTCCGGTACCGAGACCCGTTTGTCTTTGCCTCGGTCCGGCTCCTCTGCGCCTGGCTAGCTGAAGAGACTTCCTCCCTGAAACAGGAAGTGTGCGATTTGCTGCCCTTCCTGATTGGCTACAGCAGAGCGCTGTTCGAAGGAGAGGAGCGGGACCACGGCCTGACCAATCAGATGGATGAGCTGAGTGTGACGGACAGCAGGGAGGGTGGGGATTGGCCTGGCGACGCTCtgag GTTCCTGCTGCCTGGTCTGTGTCACCTCTCTGTGGAGGAGGGCCCCCGCGCTGTACTGCTGTCCCAGGACTCCCCCACCCTGCTCCTGCGCTACCTTTCTCACCTGTGGGACCGGCTGGTGGGGGCGGGGGGCTGCCAGGACCAGGCCAGCCTGCAGACAGCCTGCTCCGTGTTCCTGAACCTAACCATCACTGAACCAGAGATTGTCCG GACAGACCCCAGCTTCTCCAGTCTGCAGGCCCTCCTGATGGACTCGCTCCCCTCACTCATACAGAAGGCCCCCCTCCTGATCCTGGCTGCAAACTTCTGCACCCTGGGGTTGCTTATGGCACGCCTGCTGGCCGGGACACCAG CTCTCCAGGACAGTGCTCAGTGTCGCCGGTTTGCCCGCTCCGCTGTGCTCTTCCTCTCCCGCGCTCACACCCTGGATTCAGGCGGTGCTGGGAGGGGGGTGGTGCGCTCAGCTCGGTACTCGGAGTGCTGGGAGGATGTGGGGGAGCTGTGGTTCCTGGGGATGCAGGCTCTGGGGGGCTGCGTGGCTGAGCTACCCTGGCTGGCGGACACGGTGCTGCAGAGTGGCTGGCTGGGGGACGCTCTGGAGATGCTGAGAGCCTGCCCTGCACTGGCAGATCCGGACCTGAGGGGGGCGCTGCAGGCTGTGCTCACTCCCCTGGCTCAGCACAGCCAGGCATGCCGCGACTTCATCCGCAAGCAGCAGGGGGAGGTTATAGCCAAACTGCACGGCATGACAGAGCTGCAGCGCCACCTAGCAGGGACAGGCTGA
- the ncdn gene encoding neurochondrin isoform X2: protein MTMSSDALLVSGPAVTMSSSPAPQLLAIEGSVNAVPEPPGVGEARSAALERCLRVLRGAASDSEQFAALLLVTKLAQAGELSPSTRRRIFDAVGFSLPNRLLVTVETPPDCPPHLFRSLAVSLLAGFSTDPGLAAHPELINKIPLLLEMVSAEPEPGQERPRRDQPGPELPEQSAAEPAQDGAKRDEPGHGDPHAPGQAEASHSHCRGAAQQGEFRQTQLCPDLATIQDSYQCLTALALSPRGPRVLLSRGAVPALCRAHTQRYPGHALALPVLTRILSGAGPAAWQRHEEELTRLLVLLSSEFARSGDSSKFTLCEALPHFLPPPAGAARPSLRPSLDALCAGLREVLGARLSVAQRDPALRLAACLLDGFGAEWLAGFGPDSGQFLALLVNLACVEVRMALEEPEPDSGTARRETVTACYRILEFGMEACSLGLTCQDAPPGKPPSGLLTLEQSRQVLGVMEEAVAAVIFYLAQVAPVRYRDPFVFASVRLLCAWLAEETSSLKQEVCDLLPFLIGYSRALFEGEERDHGLTNQMDELSVTDSREGGDWPGDALRFLLPGLCHLSVEDSPTLLLRYLSHLWDRLVGAGGCQDQASLQTACSVFLNLTITEPEIVRTDPSFSSLQALLMDSLPSLIQKAPLLILAANFCTLGLLMARLLAGTPALQDSAQCRRFARSAVLFLSRAHTLDSGGAGRGVVRSARYSECWEDVGELWFLGMQALGGCVAELPWLADTVLQSGWLGDALEMLRACPALADPDLRGALQAVLTPLAQHSQACRDFIRKQQGEVIAKLHGMTELQRHLAGTG, encoded by the exons ATGACAATGAGTTCCGATGCGCTGTTAG TTTCAGGTCCGGCTGTGACCATGTCTTCCAGCCCAGCCCCCCAGCTGCTGGCGATAGAGGGATCTGTGAATGCTGTGCCAGAGCCCCCCGGCGTCGGGGAGGCCCGGAGCGCCGCGCTGGAGCGCTGCCTGCGGGTCCTGAGAGGCGCTGCGAGTGATAGCGAGCAGTTTGCAGCGCTGCTGCTG GTCACTAAACTGGCTCAGGCTGGTGAACTCTCCCCCTCGACCCGGCGTCGTATTTTTGACGCTGTAGGTTTCTCCCTGCCGAACCGGCTGCTGGTTACCGTGGAGACGCCACCGGACTGTCCCCCCCACCTGTTCCGCTCGCTGGCTGTGTCTCTCCTCGCCGGGTTCAGCACCGACCCGGGCCTGGCAGCACACCCAGAACTCATCAACAAGATCCCCCTGCTGCTGGAAATGGTGTCAGCAGAACCGGAACCGGGCCAGGAGAGACCCAGGAGAGACCAGCCAGGACCAGAGCTGCCTGAGCAGAGTGCAGCAGAACCAGCACAGGACGGGGCCAAGAGAGACGAGCCAGGACATGGAGATCCCCACGCACCTGGACAGGCTGAAGCCAGTCACAGCCACTGCAGAGGAGCCGCGCAGCAGGGGGAGTTCCGACAGACCCAGCTGTGTCCGGACCTGGCCACTATCCAGGACAGCTACCAGTGTCTGACAGCGCTGGCTCTCTCCCCCCGGGGCCCACGGGTCCTGCTGTCCCGCGGGGCGGTACCAGCCCTCTGCCGGGCCCACACCCAGCGCTACCCCGGCCACGCCCTGGCCCTGCCGGTCCTGACCCGCATCCTGAGCGGCGCCGGGCCCGCGGCCTGGCAGAGACACGAGGAGGAGCTGACCCGGCTGCTGGTGCTGCTCAGCTCGGAATTCGCGAGGTCCGGAGACAGCAGCAAGTTCACGCTGTGTGAGGCTCTGCCGCACTTCCTGCCTCCCCCAGCGGGGGCAGCACGGCCCAGTCTGCGGCCCAGTCTGGACGCCCTGTGTGCCGGGCTGAGGGAGGTTCTGGGGGCCCGGCTCAGTGTGGCCCAGAGAGACCCGGCGCTGAGGCTCGCTGCCTGCCTGTTGGACGGGTTTGGAGCAGAGTGGCTAGCTGGTTTTGGTCCTGATTCTGGTCAGTTCCTGGCCCTGCTGGTGAACCTGGCCTGTGTGGAGGTCCGCATGGCCCTGGAGGAGCCAGAGCCCGATTCTGGTACTGCTCGAAGGGAGACGGTCACTGCCTGCTACCGTATTCTGGAGTTTGGCATGGAGGCCTGCAGCCTGGGGCTCACCTGCCAGGACGCCCCCCCAGGGAAACCCCCATCTGGACTGCTCACACTGGAGCAGAGCCGGCAGGTGCTGGGAGTCATGGAGGAGGCTGTCGCAGCCGTCATCTTCTACCTGGCCCAg GTGGCCCCGGTCCGGTACCGAGACCCGTTTGTCTTTGCCTCGGTCCGGCTCCTCTGCGCCTGGCTAGCTGAAGAGACTTCCTCCCTGAAACAGGAAGTGTGCGATTTGCTGCCCTTCCTGATTGGCTACAGCAGAGCGCTGTTCGAAGGAGAGGAGCGGGACCACGGCCTGACCAATCAGATGGATGAGCTGAGTGTGACGGACAGCAGGGAGGGTGGGGATTGGCCTGGCGACGCTCtgag GTTCCTGCTGCCTGGTCTGTGTCACCTCTCTGTGGAG GACTCCCCCACCCTGCTCCTGCGCTACCTTTCTCACCTGTGGGACCGGCTGGTGGGGGCGGGGGGCTGCCAGGACCAGGCCAGCCTGCAGACAGCCTGCTCCGTGTTCCTGAACCTAACCATCACTGAACCAGAGATTGTCCG GACAGACCCCAGCTTCTCCAGTCTGCAGGCCCTCCTGATGGACTCGCTCCCCTCACTCATACAGAAGGCCCCCCTCCTGATCCTGGCTGCAAACTTCTGCACCCTGGGGTTGCTTATGGCACGCCTGCTGGCCGGGACACCAG CTCTCCAGGACAGTGCTCAGTGTCGCCGGTTTGCCCGCTCCGCTGTGCTCTTCCTCTCCCGCGCTCACACCCTGGATTCAGGCGGTGCTGGGAGGGGGGTGGTGCGCTCAGCTCGGTACTCGGAGTGCTGGGAGGATGTGGGGGAGCTGTGGTTCCTGGGGATGCAGGCTCTGGGGGGCTGCGTGGCTGAGCTACCCTGGCTGGCGGACACGGTGCTGCAGAGTGGCTGGCTGGGGGACGCTCTGGAGATGCTGAGAGCCTGCCCTGCACTGGCAGATCCGGACCTGAGGGGGGCGCTGCAGGCTGTGCTCACTCCCCTGGCTCAGCACAGCCAGGCATGCCGCGACTTCATCCGCAAGCAGCAGGGGGAGGTTATAGCCAAACTGCACGGCATGACAGAGCTGCAGCGCCACCTAGCAGGGACAGGCTGA
- the ncdn gene encoding neurochondrin isoform X1, protein MTMSSDALLVSGPAVTMSSSPAPQLLAIEGSVNAVPEPPGVGEARSAALERCLRVLRGAASDSEQFAALLLVTKLAQAGELSPSTRRRIFDAVGFSLPNRLLVTVETPPDCPPHLFRSLAVSLLAGFSTDPGLAAHPELINKIPLLLEMVSAEPEPGQERPRRDQPGPELPEQSAAEPAQDGAKRDEPGHGDPHAPGQAEASHSHCRGAAQQGEFRQTQLCPDLATIQDSYQCLTALALSPRGPRVLLSRGAVPALCRAHTQRYPGHALALPVLTRILSGAGPAAWQRHEEELTRLLVLLSSEFARSGDSSKFTLCEALPHFLPPPAGAARPSLRPSLDALCAGLREVLGARLSVAQRDPALRLAACLLDGFGAEWLAGFGPDSGQFLALLVNLACVEVRMALEEPEPDSGTARRETVTACYRILEFGMEACSLGLTCQDAPPGKPPSGLLTLEQSRQVLGVMEEAVAAVIFYLAQVAPVRYRDPFVFASVRLLCAWLAEETSSLKQEVCDLLPFLIGYSRALFEGEERDHGLTNQMDELSVTDSREGGDWPGDALRFLLPGLCHLSVEEGPRAVLLSQDSPTLLLRYLSHLWDRLVGAGGCQDQASLQTACSVFLNLTITEPEIVRTDPSFSSLQALLMDSLPSLIQKAPLLILAANFCTLGLLMARLLAGTPALQDSAQCRRFARSAVLFLSRAHTLDSGGAGRGVVRSARYSECWEDVGELWFLGMQALGGCVAELPWLADTVLQSGWLGDALEMLRACPALADPDLRGALQAVLTPLAQHSQACRDFIRKQQGEVIAKLHGMTELQRHLAGTG, encoded by the exons ATGACAATGAGTTCCGATGCGCTGTTAG TTTCAGGTCCGGCTGTGACCATGTCTTCCAGCCCAGCCCCCCAGCTGCTGGCGATAGAGGGATCTGTGAATGCTGTGCCAGAGCCCCCCGGCGTCGGGGAGGCCCGGAGCGCCGCGCTGGAGCGCTGCCTGCGGGTCCTGAGAGGCGCTGCGAGTGATAGCGAGCAGTTTGCAGCGCTGCTGCTG GTCACTAAACTGGCTCAGGCTGGTGAACTCTCCCCCTCGACCCGGCGTCGTATTTTTGACGCTGTAGGTTTCTCCCTGCCGAACCGGCTGCTGGTTACCGTGGAGACGCCACCGGACTGTCCCCCCCACCTGTTCCGCTCGCTGGCTGTGTCTCTCCTCGCCGGGTTCAGCACCGACCCGGGCCTGGCAGCACACCCAGAACTCATCAACAAGATCCCCCTGCTGCTGGAAATGGTGTCAGCAGAACCGGAACCGGGCCAGGAGAGACCCAGGAGAGACCAGCCAGGACCAGAGCTGCCTGAGCAGAGTGCAGCAGAACCAGCACAGGACGGGGCCAAGAGAGACGAGCCAGGACATGGAGATCCCCACGCACCTGGACAGGCTGAAGCCAGTCACAGCCACTGCAGAGGAGCCGCGCAGCAGGGGGAGTTCCGACAGACCCAGCTGTGTCCGGACCTGGCCACTATCCAGGACAGCTACCAGTGTCTGACAGCGCTGGCTCTCTCCCCCCGGGGCCCACGGGTCCTGCTGTCCCGCGGGGCGGTACCAGCCCTCTGCCGGGCCCACACCCAGCGCTACCCCGGCCACGCCCTGGCCCTGCCGGTCCTGACCCGCATCCTGAGCGGCGCCGGGCCCGCGGCCTGGCAGAGACACGAGGAGGAGCTGACCCGGCTGCTGGTGCTGCTCAGCTCGGAATTCGCGAGGTCCGGAGACAGCAGCAAGTTCACGCTGTGTGAGGCTCTGCCGCACTTCCTGCCTCCCCCAGCGGGGGCAGCACGGCCCAGTCTGCGGCCCAGTCTGGACGCCCTGTGTGCCGGGCTGAGGGAGGTTCTGGGGGCCCGGCTCAGTGTGGCCCAGAGAGACCCGGCGCTGAGGCTCGCTGCCTGCCTGTTGGACGGGTTTGGAGCAGAGTGGCTAGCTGGTTTTGGTCCTGATTCTGGTCAGTTCCTGGCCCTGCTGGTGAACCTGGCCTGTGTGGAGGTCCGCATGGCCCTGGAGGAGCCAGAGCCCGATTCTGGTACTGCTCGAAGGGAGACGGTCACTGCCTGCTACCGTATTCTGGAGTTTGGCATGGAGGCCTGCAGCCTGGGGCTCACCTGCCAGGACGCCCCCCCAGGGAAACCCCCATCTGGACTGCTCACACTGGAGCAGAGCCGGCAGGTGCTGGGAGTCATGGAGGAGGCTGTCGCAGCCGTCATCTTCTACCTGGCCCAg GTGGCCCCGGTCCGGTACCGAGACCCGTTTGTCTTTGCCTCGGTCCGGCTCCTCTGCGCCTGGCTAGCTGAAGAGACTTCCTCCCTGAAACAGGAAGTGTGCGATTTGCTGCCCTTCCTGATTGGCTACAGCAGAGCGCTGTTCGAAGGAGAGGAGCGGGACCACGGCCTGACCAATCAGATGGATGAGCTGAGTGTGACGGACAGCAGGGAGGGTGGGGATTGGCCTGGCGACGCTCtgag GTTCCTGCTGCCTGGTCTGTGTCACCTCTCTGTGGAGGAGGGCCCCCGCGCTGTACTGCTGTCCCAGGACTCCCCCACCCTGCTCCTGCGCTACCTTTCTCACCTGTGGGACCGGCTGGTGGGGGCGGGGGGCTGCCAGGACCAGGCCAGCCTGCAGACAGCCTGCTCCGTGTTCCTGAACCTAACCATCACTGAACCAGAGATTGTCCG GACAGACCCCAGCTTCTCCAGTCTGCAGGCCCTCCTGATGGACTCGCTCCCCTCACTCATACAGAAGGCCCCCCTCCTGATCCTGGCTGCAAACTTCTGCACCCTGGGGTTGCTTATGGCACGCCTGCTGGCCGGGACACCAG CTCTCCAGGACAGTGCTCAGTGTCGCCGGTTTGCCCGCTCCGCTGTGCTCTTCCTCTCCCGCGCTCACACCCTGGATTCAGGCGGTGCTGGGAGGGGGGTGGTGCGCTCAGCTCGGTACTCGGAGTGCTGGGAGGATGTGGGGGAGCTGTGGTTCCTGGGGATGCAGGCTCTGGGGGGCTGCGTGGCTGAGCTACCCTGGCTGGCGGACACGGTGCTGCAGAGTGGCTGGCTGGGGGACGCTCTGGAGATGCTGAGAGCCTGCCCTGCACTGGCAGATCCGGACCTGAGGGGGGCGCTGCAGGCTGTGCTCACTCCCCTGGCTCAGCACAGCCAGGCATGCCGCGACTTCATCCGCAAGCAGCAGGGGGAGGTTATAGCCAAACTGCACGGCATGACAGAGCTGCAGCGCCACCTAGCAGGGACAGGCTGA
- the ncdn gene encoding neurochondrin isoform X5, with translation MTMSSDALLVSGPAVTMSSSPAPQLLAIEGSVNAVPEPPGVGEARSAALERCLRVLRGAASDSEQFAALLLVTKLAQAGELSPSTRRRIFDAVGFSLPNRLLVTVETPPDCPPHLFRSLAVSLLAGFSTDPGLAAHPELINKIPLLLEMVSAEPEPGQERPRRDQPGPELPEQSAAEPAQDGAKRDEPGHGDPHAPGQAEASHSHCRGAAQQGEFRQTQLCPDLATIQDSYQCLTALALSPRGPRVLLSRGAVPALCRAHTQRYPGHALALPVLTRILSGAGPAAWQRHEEELTRLLVLLSSEFARSGDSSKFTLCEALPHFLPPPAGAARPSLRPSLDALCAGLREVLGARLSVAQRDPALRLAACLLDGFGAEWLAGFGPDSGQFLALLVNLACVEVRMALEEPEPDSGTARRETVTACYRILEFGMEACSLGLTCQDAPPGKPPSGLLTLEQSRQVLGVMEEAVAAVIFYLAQVAPVRYRDPFVFASVRLLCAWLAEETSSLKQEVCDLLPFLIGYSRALFEGEERDHGLTNQMDELSVTDSREGGDWPGDALRFLLPGLCHLSVEEGPRAVLLSQDSPTLLLRYLSHLWDRLVGAGGCQDQASLQTACSVFLNLTITEPEIVRTDPSFSSLQALLMDSLPSLIQKAPLLILAANFCTLGLLMARLLAGTPALQDSAQCLRFARSAAFSSSCLACLCVSAV, from the exons ATGACAATGAGTTCCGATGCGCTGTTAG TTTCAGGTCCGGCTGTGACCATGTCTTCCAGCCCAGCCCCCCAGCTGCTGGCGATAGAGGGATCTGTGAATGCTGTGCCAGAGCCCCCCGGCGTCGGGGAGGCCCGGAGCGCCGCGCTGGAGCGCTGCCTGCGGGTCCTGAGAGGCGCTGCGAGTGATAGCGAGCAGTTTGCAGCGCTGCTGCTG GTCACTAAACTGGCTCAGGCTGGTGAACTCTCCCCCTCGACCCGGCGTCGTATTTTTGACGCTGTAGGTTTCTCCCTGCCGAACCGGCTGCTGGTTACCGTGGAGACGCCACCGGACTGTCCCCCCCACCTGTTCCGCTCGCTGGCTGTGTCTCTCCTCGCCGGGTTCAGCACCGACCCGGGCCTGGCAGCACACCCAGAACTCATCAACAAGATCCCCCTGCTGCTGGAAATGGTGTCAGCAGAACCGGAACCGGGCCAGGAGAGACCCAGGAGAGACCAGCCAGGACCAGAGCTGCCTGAGCAGAGTGCAGCAGAACCAGCACAGGACGGGGCCAAGAGAGACGAGCCAGGACATGGAGATCCCCACGCACCTGGACAGGCTGAAGCCAGTCACAGCCACTGCAGAGGAGCCGCGCAGCAGGGGGAGTTCCGACAGACCCAGCTGTGTCCGGACCTGGCCACTATCCAGGACAGCTACCAGTGTCTGACAGCGCTGGCTCTCTCCCCCCGGGGCCCACGGGTCCTGCTGTCCCGCGGGGCGGTACCAGCCCTCTGCCGGGCCCACACCCAGCGCTACCCCGGCCACGCCCTGGCCCTGCCGGTCCTGACCCGCATCCTGAGCGGCGCCGGGCCCGCGGCCTGGCAGAGACACGAGGAGGAGCTGACCCGGCTGCTGGTGCTGCTCAGCTCGGAATTCGCGAGGTCCGGAGACAGCAGCAAGTTCACGCTGTGTGAGGCTCTGCCGCACTTCCTGCCTCCCCCAGCGGGGGCAGCACGGCCCAGTCTGCGGCCCAGTCTGGACGCCCTGTGTGCCGGGCTGAGGGAGGTTCTGGGGGCCCGGCTCAGTGTGGCCCAGAGAGACCCGGCGCTGAGGCTCGCTGCCTGCCTGTTGGACGGGTTTGGAGCAGAGTGGCTAGCTGGTTTTGGTCCTGATTCTGGTCAGTTCCTGGCCCTGCTGGTGAACCTGGCCTGTGTGGAGGTCCGCATGGCCCTGGAGGAGCCAGAGCCCGATTCTGGTACTGCTCGAAGGGAGACGGTCACTGCCTGCTACCGTATTCTGGAGTTTGGCATGGAGGCCTGCAGCCTGGGGCTCACCTGCCAGGACGCCCCCCCAGGGAAACCCCCATCTGGACTGCTCACACTGGAGCAGAGCCGGCAGGTGCTGGGAGTCATGGAGGAGGCTGTCGCAGCCGTCATCTTCTACCTGGCCCAg GTGGCCCCGGTCCGGTACCGAGACCCGTTTGTCTTTGCCTCGGTCCGGCTCCTCTGCGCCTGGCTAGCTGAAGAGACTTCCTCCCTGAAACAGGAAGTGTGCGATTTGCTGCCCTTCCTGATTGGCTACAGCAGAGCGCTGTTCGAAGGAGAGGAGCGGGACCACGGCCTGACCAATCAGATGGATGAGCTGAGTGTGACGGACAGCAGGGAGGGTGGGGATTGGCCTGGCGACGCTCtgag GTTCCTGCTGCCTGGTCTGTGTCACCTCTCTGTGGAGGAGGGCCCCCGCGCTGTACTGCTGTCCCAGGACTCCCCCACCCTGCTCCTGCGCTACCTTTCTCACCTGTGGGACCGGCTGGTGGGGGCGGGGGGCTGCCAGGACCAGGCCAGCCTGCAGACAGCCTGCTCCGTGTTCCTGAACCTAACCATCACTGAACCAGAGATTGTCCG GACAGACCCCAGCTTCTCCAGTCTGCAGGCCCTCCTGATGGACTCGCTCCCCTCACTCATACAGAAGGCCCCCCTCCTGATCCTGGCTGCAAACTTCTGCACCCTGGGGTTGCTTATGGCACGCCTGCTGGCCGGGACACCAG CTCTCCAGGACAGTGCTCAGTGTCTCCGGTTTGCCCGCTCTGCTGCGTTCTCCTCTTCCTGTcttgcatgtctgtgtgtctctgcagtgtaa